The Ketogulonicigenium robustum genomic interval TGCTGTCGGGTCAGGTTGACCTGCTGGTTGCATCGCTGGGCATCACCGCCGAGCGCGCGGAACGTGTCGATTTCTCGACCCCCTATGCAGGGATCGCAATCGGCGTTTACGGCGGCACCGATGTGCAGATCGCCGACGCGGCTGATCTGGCCGGCAAAACCGTCGCGGTCGCTCGCGCATCGACCCAAGACATCGGCGTGACCGAAGTTGCCCCCGCAGGCACCGAAATCCGCCGTTTTGACGATGACGCCAGCGCCGTGCAGGCTCTGATGTCGCGCCAAGTGCAAGCGATTGGCCTGTCGAACGTGGTCTTCACGCAGATTTCGGGCGTGGCCGGTGGCCGGTTCGAGAAGAAGTTCGACCTGTCCAGCCAAGTGCAGGGCATCGCAGTCGCGCCTGGATCAGATGCTCTGCTGGCCGAAATCAACGCGTTTGTGGTGGCGTCGCGCACCGACGGCACGTTCGACGGGCTATACCAGACGTGGCTGGGCGAAGATCTGCCCGATTTCGTTAAAAACGCTGAATAAGCTGTAGACGGGTGGCGGCCGCTCCCTTTGCGGCCGCCCTGCTTCTAGGGGATTTTGCATGAGCCAACACGCCATCACCATGCGCGGCGTCAACAAGTTCTACGGAACCTATCACGCGCTGGTCGACATTAACCTGACCGTCGCCCCGGGCGAGCGGATCGTGATTTGCGGGCCTTCGGGGTCGGGCAAATCGACGCTGATCCGCACCATTAACCAGCTGGAGCCGATCGAGTCGGGCGAAATTGTCGTCGACGGTGTGCCGCTGTCGCACGAGAATCTGTCGACGGTGCGGCAGGATGTCGGGATGGTGTTCCAGTCGTTCAACCTGTTTCCGCACATGACGGTGCTAGAAAACTGCATCCTCGCCCCGATGAAAAGCCGCAAGATGAAGCGGGCCGAGGCCGAAGAAATCGCCCGCAGCTATCTGGCCCGCGTCAAAATTCCGGAACAGGCCGACAAGTATCCCGCGCAGCTTTCGGGGGGCCAGCAGCAGCGCGTGGCCATCGCCCGCGCCCTGTGTATGAAGCCACGTATCATGCTGTTCGACGAACCCACCAGCGCGCTTGACCCGGAAATGGTCAAAGAGGTGCTGGACACCATGATCGACCTTGCCCGCGAGGGGATGACGATGCTGTGCGTCACGCACGAGATGGACTTTGCCCGTGCCGTCGCCGACCGCGTGATCTTCATGGATAAGGGCGTCATCGTCGAGGAAAACGCCCCCGACGCCTTCTTTGGTAACCCGCAGAACGAGCGCCTGCAGACATTCCTGGGGCAGATCGCATGACACGCAAGCAGATTCTGGCCCTTGCCGCGATGAAGCCTGCCGATATGGCGGCGCAGCTTGCGGCTGATTACGACGTAACCGCCGACATCGCCGCCGCAGCGTCCGCCGAGATCGTGCTGACCAACGGCGCTGTCGGCATATCAAAGGCCCAGATGGATCAACTGCCCGCGCTGCAGTTGATCGCCGTCAATGGTGTGGGCGTAGATGCCGTAGATCTGGCCGAGGCCAA includes:
- a CDS encoding transporter substrate-binding domain-containing protein — protein: MKTTRRLFTALAASTLLAGFAAPSLAADLQAIKDAGRVRIGMMVDFPPFGILDASGQPGGYDADVAKALASYLGVDVQIVPVTGPNRIPYLLSGQVDLLVASLGITAERAERVDFSTPYAGIAIGVYGGTDVQIADAADLAGKTVAVARASTQDIGVTEVAPAGTEIRRFDDDASAVQALMSRQVQAIGLSNVVFTQISGVAGGRFEKKFDLSSQVQGIAVAPGSDALLAEINAFVVASRTDGTFDGLYQTWLGEDLPDFVKNAE
- a CDS encoding amino acid ABC transporter ATP-binding protein; this encodes MSQHAITMRGVNKFYGTYHALVDINLTVAPGERIVICGPSGSGKSTLIRTINQLEPIESGEIVVDGVPLSHENLSTVRQDVGMVFQSFNLFPHMTVLENCILAPMKSRKMKRAEAEEIARSYLARVKIPEQADKYPAQLSGGQQQRVAIARALCMKPRIMLFDEPTSALDPEMVKEVLDTMIDLAREGMTMLCVTHEMDFARAVADRVIFMDKGVIVEENAPDAFFGNPQNERLQTFLGQIA